A part of Neovison vison isolate M4711 chromosome 6, ASM_NN_V1, whole genome shotgun sequence genomic DNA contains:
- the MOB3A gene encoding MOB kinase activator 3A: MSNPFLKQVFNKDKTFRPKRKFEPGTQRFELHKKAQASLNAGLDLKLAVQLPPGEELSDWVAVHVVDFFNRINLIYGTISDGCTEQSCPVMSGGPKYEYRWQDEHQFRKPTALSAPRYMDLLMDWVEVQINDEGLFPTHVGTPFPKNFLQVVKKILSRLFRVFVHVYIHHFDRIAQLGSEAHVNTCYKHFYYFVREFGLIDTKELEPLKEMTARMCH, translated from the exons ATGTCCAACCCCTTCCTGAAGCAAGTGTTCAACAAGGACAAGACCTTCCGCCCCAAGCGCAAGTTCGAGCCGGGCACCCAGCGCTTCGAGCTGCACAAGAAGGCACAAGCGTCGCTGAACGCGGGGCTGGACCTGAAGCTGGCCGTGCAGCTGCCCCCCGGCGAGGAGCTCAGCGACTGGGTGGCCGTGCACGTGGTGGATTTCTTCAACCGCATCAACCTCATCTACGGCACCATCAGCGACGGGTGCACGGAGCAGTCATGCCCGGTCATGTCGGGCGGCCCCAAGTACGAGTACCGCTGGCAGGATGAGCACCAGTTCCGCAAGCCCACGGCGCTGTCGGCCCCCCGCTACATGGACCTGCTCATGGACTGGGTCGAGGTGCAGATCAACGACGAGGGGCTCTTCCCCACCCACGTCG GCACGCCGTTTCCCAAGAACTTCCTGCAGGTGGTGAAGAAGATCCTGTCGCGGCTGTTCCGCGTGTTCGTGCACGTCTACATCCACCACTTCGACCGCATCGCGCAGCTGGGCTCCGAGGCGCACGTCAACACGTGCTACAAGCACTTCTACTACTTCGTGCGCGAGTTCGGCCTCATCGACACCAAGGAGCTGGAGCCGCTG